From one Mytilus edulis chromosome 1, xbMytEdul2.2, whole genome shotgun sequence genomic stretch:
- the LOC139488443 gene encoding putative amine oxidase [copper-containing] isoform X1, protein MTDPKSRRSLGRWRLAAIILAIVSLVLFICLIAILVTTHTRKKKITTCGSKEKGQYGHIDLKESDNPSVFHHLTSKEIEGLMKYLYSQKTLNLVKAADMKVNTSYVFLSELFLPSKNSVLDYLDKKGTQPPREARVVMLRGDKQTPDIEEIIVGPLPNPTKHRPNPNRKQSIPFIYRPVTGPEHVGSIEMATVKVDQVLGTMFEEVYDGKLFNCNNKCLMIRYITPVSSVQSGEKRRKTWYWLSQSAEYFILHPLDFSVLVDLDGPKYTIEQVWFNGKLYKTLTDVLDYYKANKGSILKVKFPDVNRDLFSTMNQRGTPPISPPLRNPVQVSPDGKRYNVKDRHVEYMSWQFDFGMSPIRGPQLFDLRFKNERIAYELSLQELSVFYAGYKPMQALANYLDGVGLIGIQAKGLVPGVDCPTDATYFSSTFQVESDGPFSFENAFCLFEYNMGMPLRRHHSYSFAYGRFYEGMESTVLILRTIAVIINYDYVIDFMFYPNGAMQVKVVSTGYVLGTFYTDNESKYSFKLHENFAANIHQHLFNFKVDLDIQGTANRFATANIETEDIPNKFSKDSSARLIQHKFSTSLKTTEKDAAYKFDFETPKYLLVYKEDVKSRKTYQKSKSYRILNNGMSKLILPEGKGNEPSISWARNQLAITKYKDLEPTSSSLYSILDAEDPIVHFQNFIDDNEPIVDEDLVAWVTMGIHHIPHTEDLPVTPTPGMELSFYLLPYNYFDEDPAISSLNAVRIEPKDNTKLKTSININRYGVKQSMQCIPEKNKYDEEIRENPSLIIDTEGGTFL, encoded by the exons ATGACAGATCCTAAATCCAGGCGATCATTGGGAAGATGGCGTTTAGCAGCCATCATCTTGGCGATTGTATCATTAGTACTATTTATTTGTCTTATAGCAATTCTTGTGACAACTCACACTAGGAAAAAGAAAATAACTACCTGTGGTAGTAAAGAAAAAGGACAGTATGGTCATATTGATCTTAAGGAATCAGATAACCCATCTGTGTTCcatcatttaacttcaaaagaaaTAGAAGGTTTGATGAAGTATTTATATTCTCAGAAAACGCTCAACTTGGTTAAGGCAGCAGACATGAAAGTCAATACAAGCTACGTCTTTTTAAGTGAATTATTTTTGCCAAGCAAAAATTCTGTACTGGATTATCTAGACAAAAAGGGAACTCAGCCACCACGAGAAGCACGTGTTGTAATGTTACGAGGAGACAAACAAACACCAGATATTGAAGAAATTATAGTTGGTCCGTTACCGAATCCAACCAAACACAGACCGAATCCAAATAGGAAACAATCAATTCCATTTATATACCGTCCTGTTACTGGACCAGAACACGTTGGGTCGATAGAAATGGCTACAGTGAAAGTTGACCAAGTACTTGGAACAATGTTCGAAGAGGTTTACGACGGAAAACTATTTAATTGTAATAACAAATGTTTAATGATTCGGTACATAACACCGGTGTCGTCTGTGCAGTCCGGAGAGAAAAGACGTAAAACATGGTATTGGCTGTCACAGTCTGCGGAGTACTTCATTCTACACCCTCTAGATTTTTCTGTTTTGGTAGACTTGGATGGACCAAAATATACAATAGAACAAGTTTGGTTTAATGGAAAACTGTATAAAACGCTGACAGATGTTTTAGATTACTATAAAGCAAATAAGGGATCGATCTTAAAGGTTAAATTTCCAGATGTTAACAGAGATCTCTTCTCTACAATGAACCAACGTGGTACACCACCAATTAGTCCTCCTTTAAGAAATCCAGTACAAGTCTCACCTGATGGAAAGAGATATAATGTTAAGGATCGACATGTTGAATATATGTCTTGGCAATTTGATTTCGGGATGTCACCAATAAGAGGTCCACAACTGTTTGATTTGAGGTTTAAGAACGAAAGGATTGCGTATGAATTGAGTTTACAAGAACTTTCTGTGTTTTATGCGGGATACAAACCGATGCAAGCTTTAGCTAATTATTTAGATGGTGTTGGTTTAATAGGAATACAAGCAAAAGGACTTGTCCCGGGGGTCGATTGTCCAACAGACGCCACGTATTTTAGTTCTACATTTCAAGTGGAGTCAGATGGTCCATTCTCATTTGAAAATGCTTTCTGTCTTTTTGAATACAACATGGGTATGCCTTTACGTAGACATCATTCTTATTCGTTTGCTTACGGCAGGTTTTACGAAGGGATGGAATCAACAGTGTTGATTTTACGAACAATTGCAGTCATTATTAATTATGATTACGTAATAGATTTTATGTTTTATCCTAACGGAGCTATGCAGGTCAAGGTTGTTTCTACTGGTTACGTACTTGGCACTTTCTATACTGATAATGAAAGTAAATACAGCTTCAAACTTCACGAGAATTTTGCAGCTAATATACATCAGCATTTGTTCAACTTTAAAGTCGATTTAGACATTCAAGGAACTGCAAACCGATTTGCAACTGCTAACATTGAAACTGAAGATATACCAAACAAGTTTTCGAAAGATTCGAGTGCAAGGTTAATACAACACAAATTTTCCACTTCTCTCAAAACAACAGAGAAAGATGCTGCATACAAATTCGATTTTGAAACTCCAAAATATTTACTCGTATACAAAGAAGATGTCAAATCAAGAAAAACGTATCAAAAGAGTAAAAGTTATCGAATACTCAATAATGGAATGTCTAAACTAATCCTCCCAGAGGGGAAAGGAAACGAACCAAGTATAAGTTGGGCCAGAAATCAACTTGCTATTACAAAATATAAGGATTTGGAGCCAACGAGCAGTTCTTTATACTCAATTCTAGATGCTGAAGACCCAATCGtacattttcagaattttattgaTGATAATGAACCAATTGTGGATGAG gatTTGGTAGCATGGGTCACAATGGGTATTCACCATATTCCACACACTGAAGACTTGCCGGTTACACCTACTCCAGGGATGGAGTTAAGCTTTTACCTATTACCATACAACTATTTCGATGAAGATCCAGCAATTTCTTCCTTGAATGCAGTTCGTATTGAACCAAAAGATAATACCAAACTTAAGACATCTATTAACATTAACCGTTATGGCGTCAAACAAAGTATGCAGTGTatacctgaaaaaaataaatatgacgaGGAAATTAGGGAAAATCCGTCATTAATAATTGACACTGAAGGAGGCACATTCTTGTAA
- the LOC139488443 gene encoding putative amine oxidase [copper-containing] isoform X2, with protein MADPSFRQSVGGRHLPVLLLLLITISLLIAIIVIVTNTHSNRKHQPTCGQNKRGQYGHIDLSESDNPSVFRDLTSKEIKALMKYLHRQQSLNLVKAADMKVNSSYVYSCEMHLPSKSSVIDHLDKNTKKPPREAHVIIFRGDKQKPDIEEIIVGPLPKPTGHRPVSHKRKSIPFIYRPTTRPEHIAVIDMLNVKIDTLLGTMLEELYGGRLLNCDSKCLIIRYITPVSSALSGERRRKTWYWVSQFAEYYILHPLDFAVLVDMEVTNNSIENIWFDGQLYDNLLDVSNYYSANKGSITKIKFPNVNTDSFSAAKQRGTPPISPPLRNPVQVSPDGKRYNVIDRHVNYMSWEFDFRMSTTKGPQIYDLKFKKERIAYEIGLQDIAVFYSGYKPMQAMANYLDSVGLLGSRAQGLVPGVDCPKDATFVGTTLLVESDGPFSYENVFCLFEYNTGMPLRRHHSYSFNYGRFYEGMETTVLVLRTIIVIVNYDYIIDFIFYPNGAVQVKAVSTGYVSATFYTKNETEYSFKLHENLAANIHHHMFSFKADVDIKGNENRFATVDIETEDLPNKFSKNPDSRLLQHKFSSNLKETEKEAAYKFDFETPKYLLLYKEEDKTRKSYKQSKSYRILNTGMSKQILPEGKGNEPSISWARYQVAVTKHKDSEPTSSSIYSILDAEDPVVHFQNFIDDNESVVDEDLVAWITMGVQHIPHTEDLPITTTPGMEVSFYLLPYNYFDEDPAISSLNAVRIEPTNKLKHKTSIKINRYGVAQNLECLPEEDKYDGEIKKNPSIILDA; from the exons ATGGCAGATCCTAGCTTCAGGCAATCAGTCGGTGGACGGCATTTACCCGTTTTACTCTTGCTACTGATAACAATATCACTACTAATTGCAATAATAGTGATAGTTACTAATACTCATAGCAATCGAAAGCATCAACCTACCTGTGGCCAAAATAAGAGAGGACAGTATGGTCATATTGATCTTTCGGAATCCGACAATCCTTCTGTTTTTCGCGATTTGACTTCAAAAGAAATTAAAgctttaatgaaatatttacatagGCAACAAAGTCTTAATTTAGTCAAAGCAGCGGACATGAAAGTAAATTCTAGTTATGTTTACTCGTGCGAAATGCATCTACCTAGTAAGAGCTCCGTCATTGATCAtcttgacaaaaatacaaaaaagccACCAAGGGAAGCGCATGTCATTATCTTCAGAGGTGATAAACAAAAACCAGATATAGAAGAAATAATCGTTGGTCCTTTACCCAAACCAACTGGTCATAGACCTGTTTCACATAAAAGGAAGTCTATTCCTTTTATATATCGACCAACTACCAGACCGGAACATATCGCGGTAATAGATATGCTAAATGTAAAAATTGACACCCTTCTTGGAACAATGCTTGAAGAATTATACGGGGGACGACTTTTAAATTGTGACAGTAAATGCTTAATCATTCGGTACATAACACCGGTATCGTCTGCACTGTCTGGGGAAAGAAGACGTAAAACATGGTATTGGGTGTCGCAATTTGCTGAATATTACATCCTACATCCCCTTGATTTTGCTGTATTGGTAGACATGGAGGTAACTAATAATTCAATAGAAAACATATGGTTTGATGGACAACTTTATGACAATCTATTAGATGTTTCGAATTATTACAGTGCAAATAAGGGTTCTATTACTAAAATTAAGTTTCCAAATGTGAACACTGATAGTTTTTCTGCAGCGAAACAACGCGGTACACCACCAATTAGTCCTCCTTTAAGAAATCCAGTACAAGTCTCACCTGATGGAAAAAGATATAATGTTATTGATCGTCATGTCAATTATATGTCCTGGGAATTTGATTTCCGGATGTCGACAACAAAAGGTCCacaaatatatgatttaaaattcaAGAAAGAAAGGATAGCATATGAAATAGGCTTACAAGACATTGCCGTCTTTTATTCAGGTTACAAACCCATGCAAGCTATGGCTAATTATTTAGATAGTGTAGGGTTACTCGGATCCCGTGCACAAGGTTTAGTACCTGGTGTCGATTGTCCAAAGGACGCAACATTTGTAGGGACGACGTTGCTGGTGGAGTCCGATGGTCCTTTTTCGTATGAAAACGTATTCTGTCTGTTTGAATATAATACAGGCATGCCATTACGCAGACACCACTCCTACTCGTTCAATTATGGTAGGTTCTATGAAGGAATGGAAACAACAGTACTGGTTTTGAGAACCATTATCGTTATTGTCAACTATGACTATATTATCGATTTCATATTTTATCCAAATGGTGCAGTGCAAGTAAAAGCCGTTTCGACTGGCTACGTATCAGCTACGTTTTATACTAAAAATGAAACTGAATACAGTTTTAAACTTCATGAGAATTTGGCAGCTAACATACACCATCATATGTTCAGTTTTAAAGCCGATGTAGAtataaaaggaaatgaaaatagaTTTGCGACAGTTGACATTGAAACGGAAGATTTAcccaataaattttcaaaaaacccAGATTCAAGATTACTTCAACATAAATTTTCTTCGAATCTAAAGGAAACTGAAAAAGAAGCTGCgtataaatttgattttgaaacTCCAAAATATTTACTTCTTTACAAAGAAGAAGACAAGACAAGGAAATCTTACAAACAGAGTAAAAGTTATCGAATACTTAACACAGGAATGTCCAAACAAATCCTACCAGAAGGCAAAGGTAACGAGCCTAGTATAAGTTGGGCTAGATATCAAGTTGCAGTGACTAAACACAAAGACTCAGAACCAACCAGTAGTTCTATATACTCTATACTAGATGCTGAAGACCCAGTTGtacattttcagaattttattgaTGATAATGAATCAGTTGTGGATGAG GATTTAGTAGCATGGATCACTATGGGAGTTCAACATATTCCACACACTGAAGACTTGCCGATTACCACTACCCCGGGGATGGAAGTAAGCTTTTATCTATTACCATACAACTATTTTGATGAAGATCCAGCAATATCATCATTGAATGCTGTTCGTATAGAACCAACAAACAAGCTGAAGCATAAGACATCTATCAAAATAAACCGATATGGTGTGGCACAAAATTTAGAATGTTTGCCAGAGGAAGACAAATACGATGGGGAAATTAAGAAGAATCCTTCTATAATCCTTGATGCTTGA